From a region of the Chitinophaga caseinilytica genome:
- a CDS encoding SH3 domain-containing protein produces the protein MAAWMHSQSFNSNDAIVMNNSVKAKSAPDDGAKDLFELKEGMKVKVLDATSQFGKVQLTDGKTGWVPVNEIKRL, from the coding sequence ATGGCCGCATGGATGCACAGCCAGTCTTTCAACAGCAACGACGCCATCGTGATGAACAATTCGGTGAAAGCCAAATCCGCACCCGACGATGGGGCCAAAGACCTGTTTGAGCTGAAGGAAGGCATGAAGGTAAAAGTGCTCGACGCCACCAGCCAGTTCGGTAAAGTGCAACTGACAGATGGCAAAACCGGCTGGGTGCCGGTGAACGAGATCAAGCGGTTATAA
- a CDS encoding tetratricopeptide repeat protein, giving the protein MQPFISYCARLLLIFLLAATAVKAQEPAAFNEANRLYEQQQFAEAAAKYQQVIDSGFQVADLYFNAGNAYYKSSQTAMAVYSFEKALRLQPGDEAIEHNLALANQKVGSNVETLPLLFFERWWLQWQQLHTPAGWANWSIAWSWIFSALIIAYFFFPVPGKNTSAGRSPSPASSSSVIFPWPHGCTASLSTATTPS; this is encoded by the coding sequence ATGCAACCATTCATTTCTTACTGCGCCCGCCTTCTCCTCATCTTCCTGCTTGCCGCAACTGCCGTCAAAGCCCAGGAACCCGCCGCATTCAATGAAGCCAACCGGCTCTACGAACAGCAACAGTTCGCCGAAGCCGCCGCCAAATACCAGCAAGTGATCGATTCCGGGTTCCAGGTGGCAGACTTGTATTTCAACGCGGGGAACGCTTACTACAAATCCAGCCAGACGGCCATGGCCGTTTACAGTTTCGAAAAAGCGCTCCGCCTCCAGCCCGGCGACGAAGCCATCGAGCACAATCTTGCCCTGGCCAACCAGAAAGTCGGCAGCAACGTGGAAACGCTTCCGCTGCTTTTCTTCGAACGCTGGTGGCTGCAATGGCAACAGCTGCACACGCCCGCGGGATGGGCCAACTGGAGCATCGCCTGGAGCTGGATATTTTCCGCGCTCATCATCGCTTACTTCTTCTTTCCCGTTCCGGGAAAAAATACATCCGCTGGGCGCTCGCCGTCTCCGGCATCTTCCTCATCGGTTATTTTTCCATGGCCGCATGGATGCACAGCCAGTCTTTCAACAGCAACGACGCCATCGTGA